In a single window of the Amycolatopsis sp. cg5 genome:
- a CDS encoding TIGR04222 domain-containing membrane protein: MENPWGISGPAFIQIYIGLLVAPLVVRVILGIGARLARPAAAVDTGRALTVYEYAYLAGGQNRVIETVIAALVERGLLRVSSNRKIRATGAIPGDPLEAAVVRTATGKSTLSIMVRMSSSAELRALATDLERRGLVVPNSRTRTIRKVVFWLYLAVLAVGFARWVNGLSLNRPVGWLTALVIVALVATLIARVVAKRPTKTKATAKGQSELSKEKSRTGQHNAVLAGAAGLVAVGGMTMYPDPALSAALMVPVASSGGGWSSSDSGSSFSSSCGSSGGSSSCGGGGSSCGGGGGCGG, encoded by the coding sequence ATGGAAAACCCTTGGGGAATCTCGGGACCGGCGTTCATCCAGATCTACATCGGACTGTTGGTGGCGCCGCTGGTGGTGCGGGTCATCCTGGGCATCGGCGCGCGGCTCGCCAGGCCCGCCGCCGCCGTCGACACCGGACGCGCGCTCACCGTCTACGAATACGCGTACCTGGCGGGCGGCCAGAACCGGGTCATCGAAACGGTCATCGCCGCGCTGGTCGAGCGCGGACTGCTGCGGGTCAGCAGCAACCGCAAGATCCGGGCGACCGGCGCGATCCCCGGCGATCCGCTGGAGGCGGCGGTCGTCAGGACGGCGACCGGCAAGTCGACCTTGAGCATCATGGTGCGGATGAGCAGCTCCGCGGAACTCAGGGCACTCGCCACCGACCTCGAACGACGCGGCCTGGTCGTGCCGAACAGCCGGACCCGCACCATCCGGAAGGTCGTTTTCTGGCTCTACCTGGCGGTTCTGGCCGTCGGCTTCGCGCGCTGGGTGAACGGGCTTTCGCTCAACCGCCCGGTCGGCTGGCTCACCGCGCTGGTGATCGTCGCGCTGGTGGCCACGCTGATCGCCCGCGTGGTGGCCAAGCGGCCGACCAAGACGAAGGCGACGGCCAAGGGGCAGAGCGAGCTCAGCAAGGAGAAAAGCCGCACAGGGCAACACAACGCGGTACTCGCGGGTGCGGCGGGGCTCGTCGCCGTCGGCGGCATGACGATGTACCCGGACCCGGCGCTCAGCGCGGCGCTGATGGTGCCGGTGGCCTCTTCCGGAGGCGGCTGGAGCAGCAGCGACTCGGGTTCGTCGTTCTCCAGCAGCTGTGGCAGTTCTGGTGGGAGTAGTTCCTGCGGCGGTGGCGGCAGTTCCTGCGGCGGCGGTGGCGGCTGCGGTGGCTGA
- a CDS encoding DUF692 family multinuclear iron-containing protein: MADQRGKLGVGIGWRPEIDLSIARIPGVDWVEVVAENLHAKHLPESLTGLGLPILPHAVSLSLGGAEPLDTDRVEHLAAVTEELGAPMASDHVCFVRAGGLDAGHLIPVPRTRDALDVLVDNVKLTQSIVGVPFAMENIAAVFEWPDAELTEAQFLRELTERTGCLLIIDVANLYATARNLGTDPTAFLDDIPWQQLAYVHMAGGVERDGIYHDTHAHPIFPQVLELLGELRSRVDPPGVLLERDDDYPPDTELTSELAAIRKVVTR; encoded by the coding sequence GTGGCTGACCAGCGGGGGAAGCTCGGTGTGGGGATCGGCTGGCGGCCCGAGATCGACCTGTCGATCGCCCGGATCCCGGGTGTCGACTGGGTCGAGGTCGTCGCCGAGAACCTCCACGCCAAGCACCTGCCCGAGTCCCTCACCGGGCTCGGGCTCCCCATCCTCCCGCACGCGGTTTCGCTTTCACTGGGTGGAGCGGAGCCGCTCGACACGGACCGCGTCGAGCATCTCGCCGCGGTCACCGAGGAACTCGGCGCGCCGATGGCCAGCGACCACGTCTGTTTCGTGCGCGCGGGCGGGCTCGACGCGGGCCATCTGATCCCGGTCCCGCGTACTCGTGACGCGCTGGATGTGCTGGTGGACAATGTCAAACTGACTCAGTCCATTGTGGGCGTTCCCTTCGCGATGGAGAACATCGCGGCCGTCTTCGAGTGGCCGGACGCCGAGCTGACCGAGGCCCAGTTCCTGCGCGAGCTGACCGAACGCACCGGCTGCCTGCTGATCATCGACGTCGCCAACCTCTACGCGACCGCGCGCAACCTCGGCACCGATCCGACGGCGTTCCTCGACGACATCCCTTGGCAGCAGCTGGCTTACGTGCACATGGCCGGCGGCGTCGAGCGCGACGGCATCTACCACGACACGCACGCGCACCCGATTTTCCCGCAGGTGCTGGAACTTCTCGGTGAACTGCGGTCCAGAGTGGACCCGCCGGGCGTGCTGCTCGAACGCGACGACGACTATCCGCCGGACACCGAACTCACGTCGGAACTGGCCGCCATCCGGAAGGTGGTCACCCGATGA